ATGTTGAGTGCTGTCGGCTCCTGCATCAGCGGTTACTTGTTATCCATCAGCGGCGATTATGAAGCCGATATAGTTAGTACACATAAATGGATGGGCTTTGCTGTTGCTGCTGTTGCCATTGTATCATACTTTCTGCATACAAGAAAAAACAATGCTGTAAAGTGGATGATCGGGTTAATGACGTTGCTTATTTTTATTACAGGGCATTCAGGTGGTTCACTTACACATGGTTCCGATTATCTTACTAAATCAATCACTACTCCTGCAGCAAAAACAGAACTTAAACCTATAGGCAATGTGCAGGAAGCTGTAATGTACAAAGATGTAGTGCAGCCTATTTTGGAAGAAAAATGTTACAGCTGCCACAATGAAACTAAACAAAAAGGAAAACTCCGGCTCGATGGCCCTGAATGGATCAGCAAAGGTGGGAAGCAGGGTGAAGTAGTGATTACCGGCAATGCTGATGAAAGCGAACTCATCAAACGACTCCTGTTACCCAAGCAGCATGAAGACCACATGCCGCCGAAAGAAAAACCACAATTAAAAGAAAAAGAAATAGCATTGCTGCATTGGTGGATCAACTCTGGTTTATCATTCGATAAAAAAGTAAAAGACCTTGCACAAACAGAAAAAATAAAACCATTGCTGTTGAGTTTGCAATCTGCAGTAAATAATGAAATAAAAGCAAAACCACAAATCCCAGAGGCCCCGGTTGAAAAAGCCGATGCTGCTGCCATAAAAAAACTGGCGGAAAGGGGAGTGGTAGTGTTGCCTGTTGCACAAAACAGTAATTATCTGCTGGCAAATTTTGTAACACTACAGAATTTAAAAGAAGAAGACATCAAACTCTTATTGTCAGTAAAAGAACAACTTGTTTGGGTAAAGTTCGCTAACCAACCGATAAATGATGCAATGCTTTCTATCATTGCAGAATGCAAAGCGATTACCCGATTAGATATCAGTTATACAAAAATCACTGACAAAGGATTTACGTATCTGCAAGAATTGACCAACCTGCAATCACTTAACCTGGTTGGCACAGCCGTTACAACAAACGGATTGATGCAATTAAAGAATAATAAAGAGTTACAGGCGGTTTACATCTATCAATCATCGGTTGACAAAAAAACAGTAGTCTCTTTAAAAACAAGTCTTCCTAACGTAACCATTGATACAGGCGGCTATAGTGTGCCAACACTGGCAGGCGATACGACGGTATTTACTAAGCCCAAATAATGATCTTGTGTAACTGGAGTACATAAAAAAGAAAAGCCACCCGAAGGCGACTTTTAAAGCTGTGGAGAATACCGGAGTCGAACCGGTGACCTCTTGCATGCCATGCAAGCGCTCTAGCCAACTGAGCTAATTCCCCGATGGGCAGCAAATATAGCAGTTTTTGTAAAAGAAAATCATTCGCTGTTTTGCGCTTATCTTGCGCTAACGATTGTATTTTTCTAAAATTTTAGCTGTATGGATATTCAGTTCAATAAGAATGATGATGTGATGAAATTGTCGCTCACCGAAATGCGGAAACGTCTGCAAAAGATTTATGAAGGCGGCGGTAAAAAATCAATAGAAAAACAAAGGGAGCGAAATAAACTCACTGCACGTGAACGTATCGACTATTTAAAGGACGCTGATAAACCATTTATTGAAATCGGTGCTTTTGCCGGTTATGAAATGTATGCTGAGCAAGGTGGCTGTCCCGCAGGTGGTACTGTAGCCGGTATTGGTTATGTAAGCGGACGGCAATGTGTGATCGTAGCAAATGATCAAA
The DNA window shown above is from Lacibacter sp. H375 and carries:
- a CDS encoding c-type cytochrome domain-containing protein, producing MLLTVSEFLGRFHPVLVHLPIGILLIAAVFYVLSMREQYKALQQATTVALLLGMLSAVGSCISGYLLSISGDYEADIVSTHKWMGFAVAAVAIVSYFLHTRKNNAVKWMIGLMTLLIFITGHSGGSLTHGSDYLTKSITTPAAKTELKPIGNVQEAVMYKDVVQPILEEKCYSCHNETKQKGKLRLDGPEWISKGGKQGEVVITGNADESELIKRLLLPKQHEDHMPPKEKPQLKEKEIALLHWWINSGLSFDKKVKDLAQTEKIKPLLLSLQSAVNNEIKAKPQIPEAPVEKADAAAIKKLAERGVVVLPVAQNSNYLLANFVTLQNLKEEDIKLLLSVKEQLVWVKFANQPINDAMLSIIAECKAITRLDISYTKITDKGFTYLQELTNLQSLNLVGTAVTTNGLMQLKNNKELQAVYIYQSSVDKKTVVSLKTSLPNVTIDTGGYSVPTLAGDTTVFTKPK